A region of Paenibacillus sp. JNUCC-31 DNA encodes the following proteins:
- a CDS encoding L,D-transpeptidase family protein translates to MQNTHLRTYVKKHPDNKMAWYLLGKEYLGEGQEAKANYCFQQAGEVYEAFERSKAPADIWVDYQEKLVEMAEQKEKKHRVRKMWLTLLMLLVLAGLPPADAPGFNRDAADALASALESTDEATENGSGNSGGDSTPVTDSNVFTAGAFGRGDQGEAALAAAWSGSGSNVQTSAVLGMQVAGNWSLWKRNMPVKYIVQTNHSGKLTAQSYDSKQCNCKPPEVSPKIKRLAQAWTAKQESAAALSSAIITYKKQKGTWPKSVAQLAQPFPNNILGETAPGMTQMFPTLLAMHQQEGTGKGGNTTVGTTGVNSDLPSGKNAAFMDTLGGQPFLEDRLEIIVDKSEHKLALVSGNTIIRNYEVGLGGDRTPEGSFVISDKVVNPNGRSNGEFGSRGMQLSDTNYAIHGTNEPNSIGLDESLGCVRMSTEDVEELFALAPQGTPVRIGKDLLPETTLVPEAKDRYRNTLVPKQNNPNKTYHWLN, encoded by the coding sequence ATGCAAAATACTCATCTAAGAACATATGTAAAGAAACATCCCGATAATAAAATGGCATGGTATTTGCTTGGTAAGGAGTATTTGGGTGAAGGACAGGAGGCCAAGGCGAACTATTGTTTTCAGCAGGCGGGTGAAGTCTACGAGGCTTTCGAGCGAAGCAAGGCACCGGCAGATATATGGGTAGATTATCAGGAAAAGCTAGTCGAGATGGCGGAGCAAAAGGAGAAAAAACACCGTGTTCGCAAAATGTGGCTGACCCTCTTGATGCTGCTTGTCCTTGCAGGGTTACCGCCTGCCGATGCCCCGGGTTTCAACCGCGATGCAGCGGATGCTCTGGCTTCGGCGTTGGAATCTACGGATGAAGCCACGGAGAACGGATCAGGAAATAGCGGGGGAGATTCGACTCCTGTTACGGATTCCAATGTGTTTACTGCGGGTGCATTTGGTAGAGGTGACCAGGGCGAAGCGGCACTTGCAGCAGCGTGGTCTGGCTCGGGTTCGAACGTGCAGACATCGGCAGTGCTCGGAATGCAAGTCGCGGGTAACTGGTCATTATGGAAGCGTAATATGCCTGTAAAATACATCGTTCAGACAAACCACAGTGGTAAATTAACTGCACAGAGTTATGATTCCAAGCAGTGTAACTGTAAGCCACCGGAGGTATCACCGAAAATCAAGCGCCTCGCACAAGCGTGGACAGCCAAACAGGAATCTGCGGCAGCTCTGTCGAGTGCAATCATTACATATAAAAAACAAAAAGGAACCTGGCCCAAAAGCGTAGCGCAGCTTGCACAGCCGTTTCCAAACAATATTCTGGGAGAGACTGCTCCAGGCATGACCCAGATGTTTCCGACACTATTAGCGATGCATCAACAAGAGGGGACGGGAAAAGGGGGAAATACAACTGTTGGAACAACAGGTGTGAATTCAGACCTGCCGTCAGGAAAAAATGCTGCGTTTATGGATACTTTAGGCGGACAGCCTTTTTTGGAAGATCGGCTTGAGATTATCGTCGACAAGAGCGAACATAAACTTGCGCTGGTTAGTGGCAACACCATTATTCGGAATTACGAGGTGGGGCTTGGTGGAGATCGTACTCCAGAGGGCTCATTTGTGATTTCAGACAAGGTTGTGAATCCAAATGGTCGTTCCAATGGCGAGTTTGGGAGTAGAGGGATGCAGCTCTCTGATACGAACTATGCCATCCATGGGACCAACGAGCCGAACAGTATTGGGCTGGATGAATCCCTTGGATGTGTGAGAATGAGTACTGAAGATGTGGAAGAACTGTTTGCTCTCGCTCCTCAGGGAACTCCGGTACGCATCGGTAAAGATCTGCTGCCAGAAACAACGCTTGTTCCAGAAGCGAAGGATCGCTACCGGAATACACTTGTTCCCAAGCAAAATAATCCGAATAAAACGTATCACTGGTTGAATTAG
- a CDS encoding ferredoxin, translating to MSKYTWVEKDTCIACGACGATAPDIYDYDDEGLAEVIFDGDANQGIKAIPDDLFDDMQDACDGCPTDSIKVADEPFNKEG from the coding sequence ATGAGTAAATATACTTGGGTTGAAAAGGATACATGTATTGCGTGCGGAGCTTGCGGAGCTACGGCACCTGACATTTATGACTATGATGATGAAGGCTTGGCAGAAGTGATCTTCGATGGAGATGCCAACCAGGGGATCAAAGCAATTCCAGACGACTTGTTCGACGATATGCAGGATGCTTGCGACGGCTGCCCTACAGACTCCATTAAAGTAGCGGATGAACCTTTCAACAAAGAAGGCTAA
- a CDS encoding DNA polymerase IV, with protein sequence MSSDQTHNNINVDRYYPAAGRVILHVDMNAFYCSVHEAEEPELYRGKATAVAGSSEVRKGVIVTCSYTARSRGISTGMVVHQALKKCPELIVIRPDFHLYRKYSREFMKIAYSYTPLLEATSIDECYLDITGSRQFGTPLEIAESIQNRIRDELGLPCSIGIAPNKLLAKMASDLKKPNGISILRMRDVPEILWKRPCNEMFGIGKKTAEKLKKLGIETIGQLAKSDERMLTDVFGINGSWLKNSANGINHSEVQAEREANKSIGHTTTLPADISEMHDVHRVLLNISDQVARRLRKHEMLSQGIQITIRTPDMKTITRSRMLEVPTEDASIIYREACALFAKHWGGGKPVRMLGVTLQTLIPREESAVQLDLFEYEQKPKKENLIRIMDQLRDKFGENAVVTAGMLGDDPSVLLRNHKVRGTSLQKDNLQSLD encoded by the coding sequence ATGTCTTCAGACCAAACGCATAACAACATAAATGTAGATCGATATTATCCTGCCGCCGGACGAGTGATTTTGCATGTCGATATGAATGCTTTTTATTGCTCTGTACATGAAGCCGAGGAACCGGAATTATATAGAGGAAAAGCGACGGCGGTTGCTGGCAGCAGTGAAGTGCGCAAAGGTGTCATTGTCACTTGTTCGTACACGGCTCGAAGCAGGGGCATATCCACAGGCATGGTTGTTCATCAAGCGTTGAAGAAGTGTCCTGAATTAATTGTGATTCGTCCGGATTTTCATCTGTATCGAAAGTATTCGAGAGAATTCATGAAAATAGCCTACAGTTATACGCCGCTGCTCGAAGCGACCTCCATCGATGAATGTTACCTCGATATTACAGGTTCCAGACAGTTCGGTACGCCGCTGGAAATTGCGGAGAGTATTCAGAACAGAATCCGGGACGAACTGGGGTTGCCTTGTTCCATCGGAATTGCACCCAATAAGCTGCTGGCCAAGATGGCCTCTGATTTGAAGAAACCGAACGGCATTTCGATTTTGCGGATGAGAGATGTGCCAGAGATCTTGTGGAAGAGACCTTGTAACGAGATGTTCGGAATTGGCAAGAAGACAGCCGAAAAGCTGAAGAAGCTGGGAATTGAAACGATCGGTCAATTGGCCAAATCAGACGAGCGGATGTTAACGGATGTATTTGGAATCAATGGCTCCTGGCTGAAAAATTCAGCTAATGGCATTAATCATTCGGAAGTTCAGGCTGAACGTGAAGCGAACAAATCGATTGGACATACAACCACTCTGCCTGCGGACATATCTGAAATGCATGATGTACACCGGGTCTTGCTGAATATAAGTGACCAGGTTGCCAGACGACTGCGCAAGCACGAAATGCTCAGTCAGGGCATTCAGATTACGATTCGTACACCAGATATGAAGACGATTACCAGATCACGGATGCTGGAAGTGCCTACCGAAGATGCGTCGATTATATATCGGGAAGCCTGTGCTTTGTTTGCAAAGCATTGGGGCGGGGGCAAGCCGGTTCGTATGCTGGGCGTTACCCTGCAAACCCTAATTCCGCGTGAGGAATCGGCGGTACAGCTTGATCTGTTCGAATATGAACAGAAACCCAAAAAGGAAAATCTGATTCGTATTATGGATCAGTTGCGTGACAAATTTGGTGAGAATGCAGTCGTTACAGCTGGTATGCTGGGGGATGATCCTTCCGTGTTACTTCGCAATCACAAAGTTCGGGGGACCTCTCTGCAAAAAGATAATTTGCAAAGTCTCGATTAA
- a CDS encoding thioredoxin family protein, with protein MKSKKKKKSAAILIFLGIFVVLIAALVLVNQQSKKQMDAVGNAYGIAASKLNPATRELLDDPNYQQIILPDDLKARIDNKDSFFVYFFASDCSHCRATTPQLMPLVDEEGIQLPQFNLREFDSGWSDYNIEYTPTLVYYQDGVEKDRMVGGLQENGSDNGYTLDDYKQFFEKYKGSTTPSAS; from the coding sequence ATGAAATCCAAGAAGAAAAAGAAAAGCGCTGCAATCCTTATTTTCCTGGGTATTTTCGTTGTATTGATTGCAGCACTTGTCCTGGTGAATCAGCAATCCAAGAAACAAATGGACGCCGTGGGGAATGCTTATGGCATCGCCGCTTCCAAACTTAATCCCGCAACACGCGAATTGCTGGACGATCCGAACTACCAACAAATTATTTTGCCTGATGATCTAAAAGCCAGAATTGATAACAAAGACAGCTTCTTTGTATATTTCTTTGCCTCCGATTGCTCACACTGCCGTGCAACAACACCTCAGCTAATGCCGCTGGTCGATGAGGAAGGCATTCAACTGCCTCAGTTCAATCTGCGCGAATTTGATTCCGGTTGGTCAGACTATAACATTGAATACACACCGACTCTGGTATACTATCAGGATGGTGTAGAGAAAGATCGCATGGTTGGCGGGTTGCAGGAAAATGGCAGTGACAACGGTTATACACTGGATGACTACAAGCAATTTTTCGAGAAATATAAAGGCAGTACTACTCCGTCGGCAAGCTAA
- a CDS encoding RsmB/NOP family class I SAM-dependent RNA methyltransferase, whose translation MAVQLPSIFAERMKSLLGDEFEPFMKSYEQSPHAGLRVNTLKISMEQFEEIAPFDMRPIPWCGTGFYVPHGVKPGLHPYYHAGLYYIQEPSAMAPVELLDVQPGERVLDLCAAPGGKTTQIAAKLQGKGVLVTNDIHAERTKALAKNVELYGVRNAVVLNESPERIANAFPHYFDKVLIDAPCSGEGMFRKDVDMVKSWEHHSVEKCVLMQRDILETAARLLAPGGTIVYSTCTFAPEENEAMIAEFLNINPEFIVKDIPESAGFAPGRPEWVRQMLPETVRKTESVLDQTRGTARLWPHLLEGEGHYVAILKHRAESLSEDNGGQEESRALQTGQAADGDVINSIESVDQSIRVSASISKEERKRERLMRTESRERNDRHARSGKAQGKQGKENERGGRKNGRSQARGADQSSFDPGAVYTSFLRDNLEMDTAGETVFYGDRVYQSSVGAVRLEGLKVIRPGWFMGTLKNGRFVPSHPLACALNAAEALRSVNLSSTDGEAVRYLKGETLNIEEARVKRNTGTAAKGYVLVCVDGFAVGWGKWLDGVLKNEYPAGWRWTSV comes from the coding sequence ATGGCTGTACAGCTGCCTTCGATATTTGCCGAGCGAATGAAAAGCTTGTTAGGCGATGAGTTTGAACCATTTATGAAATCTTATGAACAGTCTCCACATGCGGGACTGAGAGTGAATACGTTAAAAATATCAATGGAACAATTCGAAGAAATTGCTCCATTCGATATGAGACCCATTCCGTGGTGCGGAACGGGTTTTTATGTGCCTCACGGAGTTAAGCCGGGTTTACATCCTTATTATCATGCGGGTTTGTATTATATTCAGGAGCCAAGTGCCATGGCCCCGGTTGAATTATTGGATGTACAGCCCGGGGAACGTGTGCTTGATTTGTGCGCAGCTCCTGGCGGGAAAACAACCCAGATCGCGGCCAAGCTTCAGGGAAAAGGTGTACTCGTTACGAATGATATCCATGCGGAACGAACGAAAGCCCTCGCCAAAAACGTGGAATTGTATGGGGTACGCAATGCTGTTGTATTGAATGAATCCCCGGAACGGATTGCGAACGCATTTCCTCATTATTTTGATAAAGTGTTAATCGATGCGCCTTGCTCTGGGGAGGGCATGTTCCGCAAAGATGTGGACATGGTGAAATCCTGGGAACATCATTCTGTTGAAAAATGTGTGCTCATGCAGCGCGATATTCTGGAGACTGCCGCCAGGTTACTGGCTCCTGGGGGAACAATTGTATATTCCACATGTACGTTTGCACCGGAGGAAAATGAAGCGATGATCGCGGAATTTCTGAACATCAATCCAGAATTCATAGTAAAAGACATCCCGGAAAGTGCCGGATTTGCCCCAGGGAGACCCGAATGGGTCCGTCAGATGCTGCCCGAGACCGTACGGAAGACAGAATCCGTTCTGGACCAGACTCGTGGAACGGCAAGGTTGTGGCCTCACCTGTTGGAGGGAGAGGGGCATTATGTTGCTATATTGAAGCATCGTGCTGAATCTCTCAGTGAAGATAACGGGGGTCAAGAAGAAAGCAGGGCGTTACAGACTGGACAGGCAGCAGATGGGGACGTTATCAATTCGATTGAATCGGTAGATCAATCCATCCGTGTATCTGCATCAATCAGTAAAGAAGAGCGTAAAAGGGAACGTCTCATGAGAACCGAATCCAGAGAACGTAATGACAGACATGCCCGCAGTGGTAAGGCACAGGGAAAACAGGGCAAAGAAAACGAACGTGGTGGCCGCAAAAACGGACGGAGTCAGGCACGAGGAGCCGATCAATCAAGTTTCGATCCAGGAGCAGTGTACACGTCATTTTTACGAGATAATCTGGAGATGGATACTGCTGGAGAAACGGTCTTTTACGGCGATCGGGTGTATCAATCTTCTGTGGGTGCTGTCCGCCTGGAAGGGCTTAAGGTGATACGTCCAGGGTGGTTTATGGGTACCTTGAAAAATGGACGATTTGTCCCATCTCACCCGCTGGCATGCGCTTTGAATGCAGCGGAGGCTCTGCGATCCGTAAATCTGTCTTCGACTGACGGCGAAGCGGTGAGGTATCTCAAAGGCGAGACGTTGAACATCGAAGAAGCACGTGTTAAACGCAACACGGGTACAGCCGCCAAAGGCTATGTCCTGGTATGTGTGGATGGTTTCGCTGTGGGCTGGGGGAAATGGCTGGATGGTGTACTGAAGAATGAATATCCGGCAGGCTGGAGGTGGACATCGGTATGA
- a CDS encoding GNAT family N-acetyltransferase produces the protein MKHSFRIRTDYINDEFKAVQARPEDTEEVRSLLMETAEWLRSQGSSQWNALLKGEDSHNTAEAILRGDVFVFKKSSDIAGMVILMSQPSAWDAHLWGSKAHPGDGALYLHRLAIRRKYAQGGLGRAILQWSSSGIQFEDKHIVRLDCGADNATLNAFYARNGYTFVAEVGGFSTYEKAVNPG, from the coding sequence ATGAAGCATTCATTCAGGATCCGTACCGATTACATTAATGATGAATTTAAAGCAGTACAGGCTCGGCCGGAAGACACGGAAGAGGTAAGATCTCTGCTCATGGAAACCGCCGAATGGCTGCGGAGTCAAGGGTCTTCCCAATGGAACGCATTGTTAAAAGGTGAGGATTCCCATAATACGGCAGAGGCAATTCTGCGTGGAGACGTATTTGTATTTAAGAAGAGTTCTGACATAGCTGGCATGGTCATTTTGATGAGTCAGCCCAGCGCGTGGGATGCACATCTGTGGGGAAGCAAAGCGCATCCCGGGGATGGTGCACTTTATTTGCACCGATTAGCGATTCGCAGGAAGTATGCTCAAGGTGGATTGGGACGTGCGATTTTGCAATGGTCCAGCAGCGGCATCCAATTCGAGGATAAACACATCGTTCGATTGGATTGTGGAGCAGACAATGCCACATTGAATGCTTTTTACGCCCGCAATGGCTATACCTTCGTCGCGGAGGTAGGCGGATTCAGTACATATGAAAAAGCAGTCAACCCTGGTTAG
- a CDS encoding quinone-dependent dihydroorotate dehydrogenase gives MLYRSLAKPLLFKMDPEQAHHLIIGGLSGMGSIRPVPSGLRVMYGVRETSDLAVDMFGCHFPTPVGLAAGLDKNGQAVTGFSSIGFGFMEVGTVTPLAQPGNDQPRLFRLPPDEALVNRMGFNNLGAEAMAGELASLKERRIPVAVNIGKNKATPNEEAHLDYAKCIRALYDYADLFVVNISSPNTPDLRNLQHGNELKELLAAVMNEMETQRKRAGGPVKSVLVKIAPDVNDQELEYMVSTIADSGVAGIIATNTTISREGLSHQHAKETGGLSGKPLRDRSTEIIRQIYRHTEGKLPIIGSGGIFTSEDAYEKIKAGASLVEIYTALIYEGPEVNRRIHAGLRELLRKDGYSHITEAVGAEHR, from the coding sequence TTGTTATACAGAAGTCTTGCTAAACCCTTATTGTTCAAAATGGACCCTGAGCAGGCCCATCATTTAATTATCGGCGGCTTAAGCGGAATGGGGAGCATCCGCCCGGTTCCTTCCGGGTTACGTGTCATGTATGGCGTGCGTGAAACCTCCGATCTGGCTGTGGACATGTTTGGATGCCACTTTCCTACTCCTGTAGGACTTGCTGCCGGTTTGGACAAAAACGGACAGGCTGTAACGGGCTTTTCTTCCATCGGGTTTGGCTTTATGGAAGTGGGCACAGTCACACCGCTTGCACAGCCAGGCAACGACCAGCCGCGGTTATTTCGTTTGCCTCCCGATGAGGCTTTGGTGAATCGGATGGGCTTCAATAACCTCGGAGCCGAAGCGATGGCGGGTGAATTGGCAAGCCTCAAGGAGCGCCGAATTCCAGTGGCAGTGAATATAGGTAAGAACAAGGCGACACCGAATGAAGAAGCGCATTTGGATTATGCAAAATGTATTCGGGCCCTATATGATTATGCGGACCTGTTCGTGGTGAATATCAGTTCACCAAATACACCGGATTTGCGTAATCTGCAACATGGGAATGAATTAAAGGAGTTGCTTGCTGCTGTCATGAATGAGATGGAGACGCAGCGTAAAAGAGCGGGTGGCCCAGTTAAATCGGTATTGGTCAAAATTGCACCGGATGTCAACGATCAAGAGCTTGAATATATGGTAAGTACCATCGCGGATAGTGGTGTTGCCGGCATCATCGCAACCAACACAACGATTAGCCGTGAGGGTCTGTCCCATCAACATGCCAAGGAAACGGGGGGACTAAGTGGCAAGCCGCTGCGTGACCGTTCCACGGAGATCATTCGCCAAATCTATCGTCATACTGAAGGCAAACTGCCGATCATCGGTTCAGGTGGTATTTTCACAAGCGAAGATGCCTACGAAAAGATTAAAGCGGGAGCAAGCCTGGTGGAAATATATACAGCATTGATCTATGAAGGTCCTGAAGTGAACCGACGCATTCATGCCGGACTGCGTGAATTGCTGCGCAAAGACGGTTACAGCCATATTACGGAAGCTGTCGGTGCAGAGCATCGTTAA
- a CDS encoding DUF309 domain-containing protein translates to MSRYEPLYIDYLIYFNRDQDYFECHEVLEELWLERDRDSMYKGLLQIAVGLYHFRNANLRGGRMMLQSSVDLLKSYPETSRGIALRPLVQEVQELVHGLSGPEPQKFPYRDLYIRIEDEELVQKVRERALELKPNIPQRRSPTRGRIYEEKMKALQQEQNMQSE, encoded by the coding sequence ATGAGCCGCTATGAGCCGCTGTATATTGACTATCTGATCTATTTTAATCGCGATCAGGACTATTTTGAGTGCCATGAGGTTTTGGAAGAACTATGGCTTGAGCGGGATCGGGATTCGATGTACAAAGGGCTATTGCAGATTGCAGTGGGGCTTTACCATTTCAGAAATGCTAATCTTCGCGGAGGACGCATGATGTTACAGAGTTCGGTAGATCTGTTAAAGTCATATCCGGAAACTTCGCGAGGTATTGCTCTAAGACCGTTAGTGCAAGAAGTACAGGAGTTGGTTCATGGACTTTCGGGTCCTGAGCCACAGAAATTTCCTTACAGAGACCTGTACATTCGGATTGAGGATGAGGAACTGGTACAGAAGGTTCGAGAACGAGCTCTTGAACTGAAGCCCAATATTCCCCAACGTCGAAGTCCTACACGTGGACGAATCTATGAAGAGAAGATGAAGGCGTTACAGCAGGAACAGAACATGCAGAGCGAGTAA
- a CDS encoding GTP pyrophosphokinase: MDGRDWGTFLLPYEQAVEELKVKFKTMRAELKKREEYAPIEFVTGRVKKISSILEKSRRLNVPLDQVETGIEDIAGIRIMCQFVDDIRRVAEYIRGRKDLTVLIEKDYITNFKESGYRSFHMIIEYPVQTALGQKNVLAEIQIRTLAMNFWATIEHSLSYKFRESLPDDMRARLKKTAEAAFVLDNEMSAIRLQILEAQKAFEDDSNIVSRTLNIIHQLYFYHLVNEAIEAQKRFNDCWERHDMEGLKDLLDDVKALLNAARKGENPDEPL; the protein is encoded by the coding sequence ATGGACGGTAGAGACTGGGGTACATTTTTACTTCCTTATGAACAAGCGGTAGAGGAATTGAAAGTCAAGTTTAAAACGATGCGGGCGGAGCTTAAGAAAAGGGAAGAATACGCCCCGATCGAGTTCGTTACCGGTCGTGTCAAAAAAATATCCAGTATTCTGGAGAAATCCAGACGCCTGAATGTGCCGCTTGATCAGGTAGAAACGGGTATTGAGGATATTGCAGGTATCCGCATTATGTGCCAGTTTGTGGATGACATTCGTCGGGTAGCCGAGTATATACGTGGGCGCAAGGATTTGACGGTATTAATCGAGAAGGATTATATCACCAACTTCAAAGAGAGCGGCTACCGCAGTTTTCATATGATTATTGAGTATCCTGTTCAGACGGCACTTGGACAGAAGAACGTGCTGGCCGAGATACAGATTCGGACGCTGGCGATGAACTTCTGGGCCACAATTGAGCACTCCCTGAGTTACAAGTTCCGGGAGAGTCTGCCGGATGACATGCGGGCAAGATTGAAAAAAACGGCAGAGGCCGCTTTTGTACTCGATAATGAGATGTCGGCGATCCGTCTGCAGATTCTGGAGGCACAGAAGGCCTTTGAGGATGATTCCAACATTGTGTCAAGAACACTGAACATCATACATCAGTTGTATTTCTATCATCTTGTGAACGAAGCGATTGAAGCACAGAAACGTTTCAATGATTGCTGGGAGCGTCATGATATGGAAGGCCTGAAAGACCTGCTGGATGATGTGAAAGCACTTCTGAATGCAGCCAGAAAGGGCGAAAACCCGGATGAGCCGCTATGA
- a CDS encoding pseudouridine synthase, whose product MSGKGKSTLRLDKILSHMGVGSRSELKKMVKQGRIYVDGKPVKDSGVQVNPDVNVIEADGERVVYREMIYLMLHKPPGVVSATEDNRDKTVIDLLRKEDRVFNPFPVGRLDKDTEGLLILTNDGPLAHDLLSPRKHVPKTYEARVLGNVDEEDIERFKDGIQLDDGYETLPAELTVLHREETEEGVFSSISLIIHEGKFHQVKRMFQAVGKRVVYLKRVAMGELKLDANLDIGSYRELTADELNLLRK is encoded by the coding sequence ATGAGTGGAAAAGGCAAGTCAACGCTCCGTCTGGATAAAATATTGAGCCATATGGGTGTAGGATCACGAAGTGAACTCAAAAAGATGGTGAAGCAGGGCAGAATTTATGTGGATGGGAAGCCGGTAAAAGATAGCGGCGTGCAGGTCAATCCTGATGTAAACGTAATTGAAGCGGACGGTGAGCGGGTTGTTTATCGGGAGATGATCTACCTGATGCTGCATAAACCGCCTGGCGTGGTGTCCGCAACTGAAGATAACCGGGATAAAACGGTGATTGATCTGCTGCGCAAAGAGGATCGTGTCTTCAATCCGTTCCCTGTGGGACGACTTGATAAGGATACGGAGGGCTTGCTTATTCTAACCAATGACGGTCCACTTGCTCATGATCTGTTATCTCCGCGTAAACATGTGCCCAAGACATATGAAGCCCGTGTACTGGGGAATGTTGATGAGGAAGATATTGAACGATTCAAAGACGGCATTCAGCTGGATGATGGGTATGAGACATTGCCTGCGGAGCTGACTGTACTTCATCGTGAGGAGACCGAAGAGGGCGTGTTCTCTTCCATTTCACTAATCATTCATGAGGGCAAGTTCCACCAGGTAAAAAGAATGTTCCAGGCCGTTGGCAAACGTGTGGTTTATTTGAAACGTGTAGCCATGGGTGAACTGAAGCTGGATGCCAATCTGGATATTGGCAGCTATCGCGAGTTAACCGCAGACGAGTTAAATCTTCTGCGGAAATAA
- a CDS encoding Cof-type HAD-IIB family hydrolase, with product MTIKLIALDVDGTLLNDHHELTEMTQETLIRASRQGAEIVLCSGRGPANTIPFMEQMGLDGYVITHNGAVTAQVQTREVVHHFAMDGQGLEPFISYCRTQGVHFDINTAFGLYVDQPEGLELQVREMYQNFMAEPLKLPQWADMTEPLAKFTAFGPIEQMNAVQQEWSTWNLPYYMTRSGDFFIDLMHPEASKGAALKRLAEAKGILPSEIMAVGNYYNDITMLTFAGKGVAMDNSPEEVKAAADEVTLSNNEQGVAHAIQKYVLSVQ from the coding sequence ATGACAATCAAATTAATCGCACTGGATGTAGATGGAACGTTGCTTAATGATCATCATGAACTAACCGAAATGACGCAAGAGACTTTAATACGTGCTTCCCGGCAGGGAGCAGAGATTGTCCTGTGTTCAGGCAGAGGCCCGGCGAATACAATTCCGTTTATGGAGCAGATGGGACTTGACGGATATGTCATTACACATAATGGGGCAGTAACTGCACAGGTGCAGACTCGTGAAGTAGTACACCATTTTGCGATGGATGGACAAGGACTTGAGCCTTTCATTTCTTACTGCCGCACGCAGGGCGTGCATTTCGATATTAACACGGCGTTTGGCCTCTATGTGGATCAGCCGGAAGGCTTGGAGCTGCAGGTGCGCGAGATGTATCAGAACTTTATGGCAGAGCCGCTGAAGCTCCCGCAATGGGCGGATATGACAGAGCCGCTTGCCAAATTCACGGCGTTTGGACCCATCGAGCAGATGAATGCGGTGCAACAGGAGTGGTCAACCTGGAACCTGCCTTATTATATGACGCGCAGCGGTGACTTTTTCATTGATCTGATGCACCCCGAGGCTTCCAAAGGTGCAGCGCTAAAAAGACTGGCTGAGGCAAAGGGAATCCTTCCTTCCGAGATTATGGCAGTGGGTAATTACTACAATGATATCACCATGTTAACTTTTGCAGGTAAAGGGGTAGCCATGGACAATTCCCCGGAGGAAGTCAAAGCAGCTGCGGATGAAGTTACGCTTTCGAACAATGAACAGGGTGTGGCACATGCTATTCAAAAATATGTGTTATCCGTCCAATGA